TATTATCCTTATATAACGGAGTGGAATCTTAATAAAAAATAGAAAGACCTGTCTTTGTATGGGAAGGAAATTTTTTTAAGTTACAGGATTACTGATGGTGATAATTTTTTATTTGAACCTTCATTAGATGAAAATAAATTAATTAGATGTATTGAGCCAGAAAAGAAAATCAAAGGTGTTTACCCTGGAATAATATATCCAGATGGTAGGGTTACATCCGATGGAACCGTATTTCCGGATTTTGATAAGATCGACAAAATGCAAGTTAATTGATTCTTATTTATTGTGCGAGGATTAAACATGACAAAAGGCTTCGTTTTACTCGGTGATAAAACAACGCATGGCGGTGAAGTGATCTCCGCCTCTTCCAGGATTACAGTCGATGGGAAAAAAGCTGCTTTGGTTGGCGATATGGTCAGTTGCCCGGTAGAAGGGCATGGAAAGAATCCCATAGTGGAAGGATCACCGCACCGCACTTTTAATGGTCGGGCAGTGGTTGTTGATGGCTGCAAATGTCAGTGTGGTTGTACTGTAATTTCAAGTACTCAGAACAGCACGGTAGGATAATAAATGGGCTGGGAAAGGACGAAAGCAACAACAATGGATCTACCTCCAGAGCCATCATTTATGGGATGGCTTTTAGCCGGAGGTATTGCTGCGATTGTGGGTATTTTGCTGTTTATCCTCCATGCGTCCGGCATGGTTAAGGCGCTGGCAATATTCAATATCTGGTGGCTGGCATCCAGCCCTGTTCTTGGCTGGTTTTTCCTGTTTTGTTTGCGAGGGTGGCTGTGGGGCAGAACCGTCAATGAACATCAGTTTTTGCAAAAGGAAGCTGAATACGGGCAGCAGCAGTGGGAATCCTGGGCAGGACGTTATCTGGCCGTGCTTGGAAGCAGCATGCTGCTACCTTCTGGAGTGACCTCTGACGCCATTGCGAAAAATGAAGCCGGAGATGCACCCCAATTTTTTTCACTGACCAGCCATTTTGATGCTCAATTGGTGACGTCGACCTCCCTGTTGGAACTGGGTCTGGCCGGTGTACAAAACGCGATCGCGATGTTACCTGCTACAGTGCCGTTCAATGTCACCATCGTTAGCGACATGATTTCGTATGACTTTGAAACTCAGTTCCACGAAGTATGGGGAAGAATTTACCCTGGGCATGCGCTAACAGGTTCGGTTTCATTTTGTGGAACCCTTTCTTTTTCCTGGATCGAAGAACGCCTTAAAAATCCCGTTTTCGATATCGATTTGATCCTGATATTGCAGCAGCAAGGTGCTGAACATTATTCCGACGCACTCGCGACCATAATACTTACCAGCGATGATGTTGCTGAAAAATATCAGCTTCCTCATTCTGCCCGCATATTGCGACCGATGCCGTTGGACATGGAAAATTTCAAAGCTGATATGGAGTTGTTCCTCGAAACTCAAACGATCGCCTGTCAGACAACAGGCGTGTTTTGTGACTACGGGCACTGGAATGACGGGTTTGCTGAGTTAATGACAGCATCTCAATCACATCTGACACCGTGGGAGCCGCAGGAGATTGATGTACTGGAAAATTATAACGGGATTCCAGGGGCAGGGAGTGCGTGGCTTTTAGCCACATTACTGTCCGACATCGTGTCTGTTAGCAACAAACCTGTTTTAGGGCTGTTTACCTCAGGTACTGATCGTTTTGTCAGTACTGTTACCTCAGGGAGTAGAAATAATGATGCTGGGTAGTTCATGGAGCAGAGGAGGGCTTGCCGGCATGATAGCCTTCATCTCAGCAGTTATGGTGGCCTTGATCCTTCATTTTGGTCCCTCGCATGGCCTAGATACCCGACTGAAGCAGGTACTTGTATTTGCTGCCGTATGGATAGTAATGCTTATTACTTTCTGTACGCCGTTTATGTTCCGGTTCATGCGGGAAAAGTACCACCGCTGGCGGGAACAGAAGAACAATGCTTTGCCTTCTGATGAATCAAGAGTTGCCAGGACTCCACCACGCAACGTCACCGTCGACACCATCCGTATAGCCATGCGTAATCTCTATGGCCGACGCTGGGGTCGCAAAACCCGTATCCTCTTGGTAACCGGCACCGCCTCTGAAGTGGAGCAGCTAACCCCAGGCCTGACGGAGCAGCTCTGGCAGGAAGATCGCGGCACGTTACTGCTGTGGGGCGGTGACCTTAACACACCAGCAGACAGCGCCTGGCTGACCGCACTGCGCAAACTTCGCCACCGTCCGGTAGATGGCCTGGTGTGGGTTACCTCAGCTTTTGACCAGCTGTCGGCTCCAGGACTGGAACAGCCGTTGCCGGTGCCGTCTGCAGGCACCATAGATTCCCTGTCTTATGCCATCAGCAGCCGCATGGATACGCTGGGCTGGAAACTCCCGCTGTATGTCTGGTCACTGCACCCGCGTGCCGGGAAGCCGGATGGTCGCATTATACAGGCGACAGGCTGTCTGCTGCCTGCAGGGTGCCGCCCCGGGGGGCTGGCTGAAAAACTCGCTACCCTGACGCCGGAACTGACCTCGCAGGGTGTGCTGCAGAGCTGTAATGAGGTGAAGCACAACTTCCTGCTGGCGCTTGCCGATCAGCTCATCCGCGAGCCGGAGAGCGTGACCGACCCGCTGTCGGTGATGCTCAACCCGTACCGACCGCTGCCGCTGGCGGGCGTGGTGTTCAGCCAGGTTTCTGAGGATGCGGAACGCAGCGTGGCGCATCACTGGGGCATGGATAAGCGCTGGGATGTGCTGCCGGATTCGTTGCGCTCGCTGCCCGCCGCGCTTCGGCCGCGCAAGCCGGGCGTGCCGTGGCGCAACGTCCTGCTCCCCACCACCGCGGCGCTGATGGTGCTGTGGGCAGGCTGGATGCTGCTCTCCTTTATCAGCAACCGCACTGTGATCCAGGATGCGCAGGAGCAGGCCGCGCTCGCCGCCCGGCAGACGCAGCCGCTGGAGCAGCGCCTGCACGCCCTGCTGGCGTTGCAGAAAACGCTGGCCCGCCTGCAGTACCGCTCTGAGCATGGCGTGCCGTGGTATGAGCGGGCCGGGCTGAGTCAGAATAACGCCCTGCTGGCGACACTCTGGCCACGTTATCAGGACGGCGCCTTACCGCTGCTGCGTGATGCGGCAGCGAACCATCTGCAGAGCCAAATCACCGCCTTTAATGCCCTGCCGCCGGGCAGCCCGCTGCGCGAGCAGAGGGCAAAAACCACCCGGGAACAGCTGAAACTCTACCTGATGCTGGCA
This portion of the Erwinia sp. E602 genome encodes:
- a CDS encoding PAAR domain-containing protein; its protein translation is MTKGFVLLGDKTTHGGEVISASSRITVDGKKAALVGDMVSCPVEGHGKNPIVEGSPHRTFNGRAVVVDGCKCQCGCTVISSTQNSTVG